From a single Pseudomonas serboccidentalis genomic region:
- a CDS encoding DMT family transporter: protein MSAVDIFRMLSLAAIWGASFLFMRIIAPVIGTIPTAFFRVSIAAVGLLVILGLMRISWDFKGKLKTVMLLGVINSGIPATLYSVAAQVLPAGYSAIFNATTPLMGVLIGGLFFSEKLTVAKLTGVFLGLLGVGVLTRAGPVAFDLQLLMGALACLLATTCYGFAGFLTRRWLDHSGGLDSRLSAVGSMLGASLFLLPLFGYSVITAPPASWGGWNVWLSLLGLGLGCTAFAYIIYFRLLSSIGPVKSMTVTFLIPAFGVLWGALLLDEPLSMAHLYGGVLIALALWLVLKPAVVKPSAAAVR, encoded by the coding sequence GTGAGCGCTGTCGATATTTTCCGCATGCTGTCGCTGGCAGCCATCTGGGGCGCAAGTTTCCTGTTCATGCGCATTATTGCGCCGGTGATCGGCACCATTCCGACCGCGTTCTTTCGGGTGTCGATTGCTGCCGTCGGGCTGCTGGTGATTCTCGGGTTGATGCGCATCAGCTGGGATTTCAAGGGCAAACTGAAAACCGTGATGCTGCTGGGCGTGATCAACTCGGGGATTCCGGCGACGCTGTATTCAGTCGCGGCGCAAGTGTTGCCGGCCGGTTACTCGGCGATCTTCAATGCCACCACACCGTTGATGGGCGTATTGATTGGCGGGCTGTTTTTCAGTGAAAAACTCACGGTCGCCAAACTGACGGGGGTGTTTCTCGGCTTGCTCGGTGTCGGTGTGCTGACGCGCGCTGGGCCGGTGGCCTTCGATCTGCAATTGCTGATGGGCGCCCTCGCCTGCCTGCTCGCTACCACTTGCTATGGTTTCGCCGGATTTCTCACGCGACGCTGGCTGGATCACAGCGGTGGGCTCGACAGTCGCCTCTCGGCCGTGGGCAGCATGCTCGGCGCCTCGCTGTTTCTCTTGCCACTGTTCGGCTACAGCGTGATCACCGCTCCACCGGCAAGCTGGGGCGGATGGAATGTCTGGCTGTCGCTGCTGGGCCTGGGTCTGGGCTGCACAGCGTTCGCCTACATCATCTATTTCCGCCTGCTCAGCTCCATCGGCCCGGTCAAATCGATGACCGTGACATTCTTGATCCCGGCATTCGGCGTGCTGTGGGGCGCGTTGCTGCTGGATGAGCCGTTGTCGATGGCGCATCTGTATGGCGGGGTGTTGATTGCGCTGGCGTTGTGGCTGGTGTTGAAGCCTGCGGTGGTGAAGCCTTCTGCCGCGGCCGTTCGATGA